A window of Pedococcus badiiscoriae genomic DNA:
CCGCCGGAGCTGCTCGGCTCCTCGACATAGACGTCGACCCCACCCACGGCGTCGGTCATGGCCTTGAAGCCCTCGAAGCCGACGAGCGCCACGTGGTCGATCGGCACCCCGACGAGGTTCTGGAGCGTCTGGACCAGCAGCGGCGAACCGCCGTAGGCGAAGGCCGCGTTGATCTTGTCCTTGCCGTGGCCCGGCACGCTGACGTACAGGTCGCGCGGGAAGTGGACGAGGGTGACGGTCTTGCGGTCACCCGAGATGTGCATCAGCACGATGACGTCTGAGCGGGCGCCCGCCAGCCCAGCGCGGGCGTCCGACCCGATGAAGAGGATGTTCTGCGCCGCCTTGGCCCGGGGCTTCTTCGGCGGGGCGGGCGCGGCGCCGCTGACCCCCGGGGTCGGCAGCAGCGACTTGTGCTGGACGTTCGCAGTCAGCGTGTGGTTGAGGAAGAGCAGGTATCCCGCGGCGCCTCCGACCACGACCAGGAGGACGAGGGCCAGGAGCACGGCCAGCGTTCGCCGAAAGCGCGACCGCTTCCGAGGCGTCGTCGAAGGCGGGGTCTGGGTGTCTTCGAATTGGTCGAGCACCCGGACAGTGTAGGTATCGCCGCGGGCGGATCGGTGCAGAACCGTACAGTGGGACCGTGCAAGACGTCGGCGAGCGGTTGCGAGCCCAGGGGCGACGGATGACGCCGCAGCGCCAACGGGTGCTCGACGCGGTGTCCCGGCTCGGCCACGCCACGCCGGAGGACGTCGTCGCCCAGGTGGCCCGCGACGGCGGTCCCGCGCTGGCGCCATCCACTGTGTACCGCGCCCTCGACGCCCTGGAGTCCCTGCGGATCGTGGGTCACACCCACCTCGACCACCGGGCGCCCAGCTACCACCTCGCCGACCACGCCGACCACATCCACCTCGTCTGCCGCACGTGCGGGCGCGTGCAGGAGTGCCCCAAGGAGTATGCCGACGGCTTCGCGGGGAATGTTCTGACCGGTACGGGCTTTGTTGCTGACGTGACACACATGGCGATCCACGGAGAGTGCGACTCATGCGCGACGCGCTAGGCACTACGGCCACACCCGGTATGCCGGCCGCGACCCGCTCGGTGCTGCTCGGCGAGCCCGGCGCGGTCGAGGGGGATGGCCCGGATGCCGGGGTCGCGGCCCACTACGGCGACCCGCTGCGCGAGCAGCGCCTGCTCACCGAGGGCCTGGCCGTCGTGGACCTGTCCCACCGCGGGGTGGTCACCGTCACCGGACCCGACCGGTTGTCGTGGCTGCACTCGATCACCAGCCAACAGCTCATCGGTCTCGGCCCGCGGCAGTCGCGCGAAGCCCTCGTCCTGACCCCCAAGGGGCACGTCGAGCACAACCTCCACCTCGTCGACGACGGCGAGACCACCTGGGTCACGACCGAACCCGGACGGGCACCCGCGCTGGCGGGGTGGCTCGACTCGATGCGGTTCATGCTCAGGGTCGAGGTGGCCGACGTGACGTCGTCGTGGGCCGTGCTCGGGGAACCCTCAGGTGCTGAGTCGCAGCCGGGGGAGCTGCTCGCCTGGCGGGACCCGTGGCCCGACCTCGTCGGTGACACCGCGGCATACGGACCGGTCGAAGGGCACCCGGCCGCGGGCCGCGCCTGGCGCGAGGTCCTCGTGGAGCGTCCGGCCCTGGCGCAGGCTGTCGCGGACCGTGCCCTCGCGGGCACGTGGGCCAGCGAGGCACTGCGGGTCACGGCGTGGCGTCCGAGGCTCGGGTTCGAGACCGACCACCGCACGATCGCCCACGAGGTGGACTGGTTGCGCACAGCGGTCCACCTGCACAAGGGGTGCTACCGCGGACAGGAGACGATCGCCCGCGTGCACAACCTGGGGCGCCCGCCGCGACGCCTGGTCTTCCTGCATCTCGACGGTTCGGGTCACACGCTGCCCGAGCGCGGGGCGCCCGTGATGGCCGGTGACCGGCAGGTGGGTCAGCTGACCTCGGTCGCCCGGCACTTCGAGGACGGCCCCGTGGGGCTCGCGCTGGTCAAGCGCAACACCCCGGTCGACGACGTCCTCGAGATCGAGGGCGTCAGCGCCAGCCAGGTCGTGGTCGTCGCTCCCTGAGGCGTCCGCTCAGACCCGGGCGGACACGGCGGCCCGGTCGCGCGCACGTTCCTTGCGGCTGCGGGAGGTCGTGAGCGGTGCGTACCCCTCGGCGTAGTAGTAGCTCTCGGCGTTGGCGCCCCGGGTGGGAATCCGGTTGACCACGAGTCCGAGCACGTTGCCGTTGACCGCGTTGACCGACGTCAGCGCGCGGCTGAGCTGCTCACTGTTGACGACGCCGCAGCCGACGACGAGGACGACCCCCCCGGTGATGGTGCTGAGGACGGTGGCATCGGTCACCGGCAGCAAGGGCGGAGCATCGATGATGACGTAGTCGAACATCCCCTCGAGCTCGCGGATCGTGCGCGACATCGTCTCCGAGCCGAGCAGCTCGCTGGGGTTGGGCGGGATCTGTCCGGCGCCCAGCACCTGGATCCCGGTGTCGCCGAAGGGCTGGAGCACGTCGATGAGCGCGGCCTGTCCGATGAGGACGTTGGTCAGGCCCACCGAGCCCTCCATGCCCATGTAGCGCAGCAGGCGCGGCCGGCGGAGGTCGCCCTCGATGACGCAGACCCGGGCGCCGGCGGCCGCCATGCTGATGGCCAGGTTGGCGGTCGTCGTCGTCTTGCCCTCGGCGGGGATCGAGGAGGTGAACACGATCGAGCGCGGGTGGTTCGCCGCATCCACGAACTGCAGGTTCGTGCGCAGCGCCCGGAACGCCTCGGCGCGCGGGCCGTGCGGGTCGGACTGGACGATGAGGGGGTTCTTCGGACCCTCGGGGTCAAGGGTGATGCCGCCGATGATCGTCGCGTCGACCGCGTCCTTGACGTCGCGCTCGCTCTTGATCGAGGTGTCGAAGGTGTCGCGGAGCAGCGCCACGCCGAATCCCAGGAGGAGCCCGAGGACGACCCCGAGGCCGATGTTGCGCACCGGGTTCGGGCTGATCGGGCCCTGGGGCACCGAGGGCGGTCGGACGACCGAGACCTTCACGGGGCTGACCGAGCTGTCCGAGACGCGCTCGAGGTCGAGGATGCTCGTGGAGAACTGCTTGCCGACGGCGCTGGCGATGCGGGCTGCCTGTTCGGGGTTGCGGTCGTTCACCAGGACGTCGATCAGGACGGTGTCCAGCGGGACGCTGGCCGTGATGCGGGCGCCCAGGTCGTCGGCCGTGCCCGGCAGGCCGAGGGACTTGATGACCGGGTCCAGGACGGCCGGCGTGGTGATCAGGTCCGAGTAGGACTTCACGCGCTGCTGGGTGAAGGTGTTGCCCTGCAGCAGCGCGGTGGAGTCCTGGCCGCCGGAGGTGGACACGAACAGCTGTGTGTGCGCCTGGTAGGTCTTGGGACTCAACAGGGTGAGCAACGAAGCCAGGGCGATCATCAGGAGGGTCACGGCAGCGATGGCGCGCCAGCGCTTGCGCACGACCCGGTAGTAGTCGTGAAGGTCCACGGTCCTGCTTTCACTGTCTGGGCGGGCACCGTCGGGCGCGGTCGATGAGCCCCGGTAGGTTGCGATTGGCTGTGAGCGCCGTCAGTGTCCCACACAACCACCTGGGTGCAGGGTCTGGCGGCGCCGAGCGGCTGCCATGATGACGCCCATGGCTCCCACGACCGGCACCCTCATCACCGTCGCCCCCACCGGTGCGGAACTGGCCAAGGCGGACTTCCCGCAGCTGCCCACGTCGCTCGAGGAGCTGGTCGACACGGCGGTCGCGTGCGAGTCGGCGGGTGCCTCCATGATCCACCTGCACATCCGCGACTCCGAGCACCGCCCGACTCTCGACCGCGGGCACCTCAAGGCTGCGGTGGACGCACTGCGGGAGCGCACCTCGCTGGTCATCCAGCTGTCGACGGGCGGCAGCGTGCACGACCCGCTCGAGCAGCGGCTGACCGTGCTCGACGCCGAGCCGGACTCGTGCTCGCTCACCTGCGGCACCACGAACTTCGGCGACGACGTCTTCCTCAACCCCTACGGCTTCATGTCCGACCTCTACGTCCAGGCCCAGGAGCGCGAGGTCGTCCCCGAGTTCGAGCTGTTCGACCTGGGCCACGTCGCCTCCCTGGCCCGCCTCATCGATGCCCACGGCCTGCCGTTCGGCGGCAAGGTCCACGTCGACTTCGTCACCGGCGTGCCGGGCGGTATGCCGGGCACGCCCGCCGCGCTGTTGGCCGGTGTGGCGATGCTCCCGCCCGAGGTGACCTCGTGGTCGGCGACGGGGATCGGTCGCAGCCACCTGCCCGTCGCGGCGGCCGCGCTGGCCGCAGGCGGCCACCTGCGCGTCGGGATGGAGGACAACGTCGTCTTCGCCCGCGGCATACCGGTCGAGCACAACTCCCAGCTCGTGGAGCGGGTGGCGCACCTCGCCGAGGTGATGCAGCGACCCACGCTGTCGACCGACGACGCCCGCCTCATGCTCGGCGTGAAGGACCGCCGCCGGTAGCCGTCTGACGGTCCTGGGCACCCCCGATGTATGCCGTGTGATGGGGAACACGCTGTCTT
This region includes:
- a CDS encoding LCP family protein; this encodes MLDQFEDTQTPPSTTPRKRSRFRRTLAVLLALVLLVVVGGAAGYLLFLNHTLTANVQHKSLLPTPGVSGAAPAPPKKPRAKAAQNILFIGSDARAGLAGARSDVIVLMHISGDRKTVTLVHFPRDLYVSVPGHGKDKINAAFAYGGSPLLVQTLQNLVGVPIDHVALVGFEGFKAMTDAVGGVDVYVEEPSSSGGYTFSKGYQHMGGAEALTFVREREDLSHGDISRGRRQQAFIKALMLKSLSASVLTNPLRLAQFVEAGTANLTVDDAFTVSKLRSEAFSLRNVRGSDVAFVTAPFTGFGTSPVGGSIDIVDVPGMKALGEALQNDTMSTYGDVTHTP
- a CDS encoding Fur family transcriptional regulator → MQDVGERLRAQGRRMTPQRQRVLDAVSRLGHATPEDVVAQVARDGGPALAPSTVYRALDALESLRIVGHTHLDHRAPSYHLADHADHIHLVCRTCGRVQECPKEYADGFAGNVLTGTGFVADVTHMAIHGECDSCATR
- a CDS encoding YgfZ/GcvT domain-containing protein, with the translated sequence MRDALGTTATPGMPAATRSVLLGEPGAVEGDGPDAGVAAHYGDPLREQRLLTEGLAVVDLSHRGVVTVTGPDRLSWLHSITSQQLIGLGPRQSREALVLTPKGHVEHNLHLVDDGETTWVTTEPGRAPALAGWLDSMRFMLRVEVADVTSSWAVLGEPSGAESQPGELLAWRDPWPDLVGDTAAYGPVEGHPAAGRAWREVLVERPALAQAVADRALAGTWASEALRVTAWRPRLGFETDHRTIAHEVDWLRTAVHLHKGCYRGQETIARVHNLGRPPRRLVFLHLDGSGHTLPERGAPVMAGDRQVGQLTSVARHFEDGPVGLALVKRNTPVDDVLEIEGVSASQVVVVAP
- a CDS encoding polysaccharide biosynthesis tyrosine autokinase, encoding MDLHDYYRVVRKRWRAIAAVTLLMIALASLLTLLSPKTYQAHTQLFVSTSGGQDSTALLQGNTFTQQRVKSYSDLITTPAVLDPVIKSLGLPGTADDLGARITASVPLDTVLIDVLVNDRNPEQAARIASAVGKQFSTSILDLERVSDSSVSPVKVSVVRPPSVPQGPISPNPVRNIGLGVVLGLLLGFGVALLRDTFDTSIKSERDVKDAVDATIIGGITLDPEGPKNPLIVQSDPHGPRAEAFRALRTNLQFVDAANHPRSIVFTSSIPAEGKTTTTANLAISMAAAGARVCVIEGDLRRPRLLRYMGMEGSVGLTNVLIGQAALIDVLQPFGDTGIQVLGAGQIPPNPSELLGSETMSRTIRELEGMFDYVIIDAPPLLPVTDATVLSTITGGVVLVVGCGVVNSEQLSRALTSVNAVNGNVLGLVVNRIPTRGANAESYYYAEGYAPLTTSRSRKERARDRAAVSARV
- a CDS encoding 3-keto-5-aminohexanoate cleavage protein — translated: MAPTTGTLITVAPTGAELAKADFPQLPTSLEELVDTAVACESAGASMIHLHIRDSEHRPTLDRGHLKAAVDALRERTSLVIQLSTGGSVHDPLEQRLTVLDAEPDSCSLTCGTTNFGDDVFLNPYGFMSDLYVQAQEREVVPEFELFDLGHVASLARLIDAHGLPFGGKVHVDFVTGVPGGMPGTPAALLAGVAMLPPEVTSWSATGIGRSHLPVAAAALAAGGHLRVGMEDNVVFARGIPVEHNSQLVERVAHLAEVMQRPTLSTDDARLMLGVKDRRR